A genomic window from Mesorhizobium sp. 131-2-1 includes:
- a CDS encoding four helix bundle protein, with product MGSCSEVETWISYAFDLEYVTQAQHDEWQQSYAHIYGMLVNLRERLG from the coding sequence ATGGGGTCATGCAGCGAAGTGGAAACGTGGATTTCGTACGCGTTCGACCTTGAGTACGTCACGCAGGCCCAACACGACGAGTGGCAGCAGTCTTATGCTCATATCTATGGAATGCTGGTGAATCTCAGAGAGAGGCTGGGGTGA
- the pal gene encoding peptidoglycan-associated lipoprotein Pal, with protein sequence MSRIARLTTNPVMIALVAMLAITGCASKKTPNSAADLGLNGAGAATPGSAQDFTVNIGDRIFFDTDSSSIRADAQTTLSRQAQWLNQYKQYAIVIEGHADERGTREYNLALGARRAAATRDFLVSKGVSAQRLKTISYGKERPVAVCDDISCWSQNRRAVTTLSGAGS encoded by the coding sequence ATGAGCCGTATCGCAAGACTTACCACAAACCCGGTGATGATCGCGCTGGTCGCGATGCTCGCCATTACCGGTTGCGCCTCGAAGAAGACGCCGAACAGCGCGGCCGATCTTGGCCTTAATGGCGCCGGCGCCGCCACGCCAGGCTCCGCGCAGGACTTCACCGTCAACATCGGCGACCGCATCTTCTTCGACACCGACTCCTCGTCGATCCGCGCCGACGCGCAGACCACGCTGTCGCGGCAGGCGCAGTGGTTGAACCAGTACAAGCAGTATGCCATCGTCATCGAGGGCCATGCCGACGAACGCGGCACGCGCGAATACAATCTGGCGCTCGGCGCCCGCCGCGCCGCCGCCACCCGCGACTTCCTGGTCTCCAAGGGCGTTTCGGCACAGCGCCTGAAGACGATCTCCTACGGCAAAGAGCGCCCGGTCGCGGTCTGCGACGACATCTCCTGCTGGTCGCAGAACCGCCGCGCCGTCACCACGCTCTCCGGCGCCGGTTCCTGA
- the ybgF gene encoding tol-pal system protein YbgF — protein MHFRTVLSGTLALLLVSSIAAPAAGTGQPADSGFSFHLPTLGIFGDKKKPQQQQIAQQDGATATGLEDQLRQMNGKIEELNFQILQMQEQIRKQQEDNEFRFQQLEGGTQGGQQPASQKKSEAAPPPNGDGNTDNGTDNSVAEAPATQAPADAGAQSSGGGQSVGEVIVESQTGAPGKVITGAPPKPFGTITVDKNGNVVNADENTQATAPAAPAAAAPAEGTKAGKSGGTVVAALPSTNDPDELYRNSYQFILSGDYGTAEQGFRDHISRFPKDTRAADAHYWLGESLLGQQKYRDAAEVFLAASKDYPKAKKAPDMLLKLGVSLVGLKQNDVACATFGEIGKRYPDISSALKERVKQERALAAC, from the coding sequence ATGCATTTCAGAACGGTCCTCAGCGGCACGCTTGCGCTGCTGCTCGTATCAAGCATCGCCGCCCCGGCAGCCGGCACTGGGCAGCCTGCCGATAGCGGGTTCTCCTTCCACCTGCCGACGCTCGGCATTTTCGGTGACAAGAAGAAGCCGCAACAGCAGCAGATCGCGCAGCAGGACGGCGCCACCGCGACCGGCCTGGAAGACCAGCTCAGGCAGATGAACGGCAAGATCGAGGAACTCAATTTCCAGATCCTGCAGATGCAGGAGCAGATCCGCAAGCAGCAGGAAGACAACGAGTTCCGCTTCCAGCAGCTCGAGGGCGGCACGCAAGGCGGGCAGCAGCCGGCCAGCCAGAAGAAATCGGAGGCCGCACCGCCTCCGAACGGCGATGGCAATACCGACAACGGCACCGACAACAGCGTCGCCGAGGCTCCGGCGACGCAGGCACCGGCCGATGCGGGCGCTCAGTCGTCCGGCGGCGGCCAGAGCGTCGGCGAGGTCATCGTCGAATCGCAGACCGGCGCCCCCGGCAAGGTGATCACCGGCGCGCCGCCGAAGCCGTTCGGCACCATCACCGTCGACAAGAACGGCAATGTGGTGAACGCCGACGAGAACACCCAGGCCACCGCCCCGGCGGCGCCGGCCGCAGCCGCGCCCGCCGAAGGCACCAAGGCCGGCAAGTCCGGAGGCACTGTGGTTGCCGCATTGCCTTCGACCAACGATCCGGACGAGCTCTACCGCAACTCCTACCAGTTCATCCTGTCGGGCGATTACGGCACCGCCGAACAGGGTTTCCGCGACCACATCAGCCGCTTCCCCAAGGACACCAGGGCGGCGGACGCCCATTACTGGCTGGGTGAATCGCTGCTCGGCCAGCAGAAATACCGCGACGCGGCCGAGGTCTTCCTCGCCGCCAGCAAGGACTATCCGAAGGCCAAGAAGGCCCCCGACATGCTCCTGAAGCTCGGCGTGTCGCTGGTCGGGCTGAAGCAGAACGACGTGGCCTGCGCCACTTTCGGCGAGATCGGCAAGCGCTATCCCGACATCTCCAGCGCGCTCAAGGAGCGCGTCAAGCAGGAACGGGCGCTCGCAGCGTGCTAG
- the tilS gene encoding tRNA lysidine(34) synthetase TilS, whose product MLDTGPDLSERLFSDIDFSDGAIAAVSGGSDSTALLILLKAHLDRTAPATRLLAVTIDHDLRPGSATEARDVARLCTKRGIAHRTIVWSGEKPSSGLPAAAREARYRLLAEAAAAEGIGLILTGHTADDQAETVLMRQVRHEGASDDGRGLAGMAPATLYNWRHWIVRPFLGTRRATLRDVLRRQNIGWAEDPTNVDQHFERPRVRATLAGDDGARRFAEATASAGQAAASREELGQRAAMLMRDLAGMPVPGLIRLDPAFAAPGDAEAATYALPILLATVGGVAFLPDAARSRALFERLRAGPLCATLSRTVIDARRSGIFLRRESRGLPEAAPAVNTDLWDGRRRITLGDTQGALLIAPLGTAAAAKRAVGEDGAPPSLVRAALAAEPALWRGAECLGFPREGAALAEIGVVPAVAPFARFLPSFDLAPAEAVARLIGAPPLPALPFHGHSAGR is encoded by the coding sequence ATGCTCGACACCGGGCCTGACCTTTCGGAACGGCTTTTTTCTGATATCGATTTTTCTGACGGCGCGATTGCGGCCGTGTCCGGCGGCAGCGACTCGACCGCCCTGCTCATTCTCCTCAAAGCCCATCTCGACCGAACCGCGCCCGCAACCAGGCTGCTGGCGGTGACGATCGATCACGACCTGCGGCCAGGCTCGGCGACCGAAGCGCGCGACGTGGCGAGACTCTGCACCAAGCGCGGCATCGCGCACCGCACCATCGTCTGGTCGGGGGAGAAGCCATCGTCCGGCCTGCCCGCCGCCGCGCGCGAGGCGCGCTACCGGCTGCTGGCCGAGGCGGCCGCCGCTGAAGGCATCGGCCTCATCCTCACCGGCCACACCGCCGACGACCAGGCCGAGACGGTGCTGATGCGGCAAGTCCGCCATGAGGGGGCGAGCGACGACGGGCGCGGCCTTGCCGGCATGGCGCCGGCCACGCTCTATAACTGGCGACACTGGATCGTCAGGCCATTCCTCGGCACGCGACGCGCGACGTTGCGCGATGTGCTGCGCCGCCAGAACATCGGCTGGGCCGAGGATCCGACCAATGTCGACCAGCATTTCGAGCGGCCGCGCGTCAGGGCGACACTTGCCGGTGACGACGGCGCGCGGCGTTTCGCGGAAGCGACGGCGTCGGCCGGGCAAGCCGCCGCCAGCCGTGAAGAGCTTGGGCAGCGCGCGGCCATGCTGATGCGCGACCTTGCCGGCATGCCGGTCCCCGGCCTCATCCGTCTCGATCCTGCTTTCGCCGCACCCGGCGATGCGGAGGCCGCCACCTATGCCCTGCCCATCCTGCTTGCGACCGTCGGTGGCGTTGCCTTTCTGCCGGACGCGGCACGTTCCCGGGCACTGTTCGAGCGGCTTCGCGCCGGACCGCTTTGCGCCACATTGTCGCGGACGGTGATCGATGCCAGGCGCTCCGGCATCTTCCTGCGCCGCGAGTCGCGCGGCCTGCCCGAGGCGGCGCCGGCCGTCAACACCGACCTTTGGGACGGTCGCCGGCGCATCACGCTGGGCGACACTCAAGGCGCATTGTTGATCGCGCCGCTCGGTACGGCCGCGGCGGCAAAGCGGGCTGTCGGCGAGGATGGCGCGCCACCAAGCCTTGTGCGCGCGGCGCTTGCCGCCGAGCCGGCATTGTGGCGCGGCGCGGAATGCCTTGGTTTTCCGCGTGAGGGCGCGGCGCTCGCGGAGATTGGCGTCGTCCCTGCCGTTGCGCCCTTTGCCCGCTTCCTGCCGTCCTTCGATCTCGCGCCCGCCGAAGCCGTAGCCCGATTGATCGGCGCGCCGCCGCTCCCGGCCTTGCCTTTCCACGGCCACAGTGCCGGCCGATGA
- the ftsH gene encoding ATP-dependent zinc metalloprotease FtsH produces the protein MNPNYRNLALWAIIAVLLIALFNLFQTPQTRGASSEVAYSQFLQDVAAGRVKTVTIAGARISGTYTDSSTGFQTYSPGDPSLVSRLQDKNVTINARPESDGSNSLFGYLISWLPMILILGVWIFFMRQMQSGSGRAMGFGKSKAKLLTEAHGRVTFQDVAGVDEAKEDLEEIVEFLRDPQKFQRLGGKIPRGVLLVGPPGTGKTLLARSVAGEANVPFFTISGSDFVEMFVGVGASRVRDMFDQAKKNAPCIIFIDEIDAVGRHRGAGLGGGNDEREQTLNQLLVEMDGFESNESIILIAATNRPDVLDPALLRPGRFDRQVVVPNPDIVGREKILKVHVRNVPLAPNVDLKVIARGTPGFSGADLMNLVNESALMAARRNKRLVTMAEFEDAKDKIMMGAERRSSAMTQAEKELTAYHEAGHAILALNVPTADPLHKATIIPRGRALGMVMQLPEGDRYSMSYKYMVSRLAIMMGGRVAEEFKFGKENITSGASSDIEQATKLARAMVTRWGFSDKLGHVAYGDNQEEVFLGHSVARTQNISEETAQIIDAEVRRLIDDAYSTAKAILTKKKKEWIALAQGLLEYETLTGEEIKQLIAGHKPARDLGDDTPPSRGSAVPKAGTGGRRKKGPEPEGGMEPQPQG, from the coding sequence ATGAATCCGAATTATCGCAACCTCGCGCTCTGGGCGATCATAGCGGTCCTGCTCATCGCCTTGTTCAACCTGTTCCAGACGCCGCAGACGCGCGGCGCTTCGAGCGAGGTCGCCTATTCGCAGTTCCTGCAGGACGTCGCGGCCGGACGGGTCAAGACGGTGACCATCGCCGGCGCCCGCATCTCCGGCACCTACACCGACAGCTCGACCGGCTTCCAGACCTATTCGCCCGGCGACCCGTCGCTGGTCTCGCGACTGCAGGACAAGAACGTCACCATCAACGCCCGGCCCGAATCCGACGGCTCCAACTCGCTGTTCGGCTACCTGATCTCGTGGCTGCCGATGATCCTGATCCTCGGCGTCTGGATATTCTTCATGCGCCAGATGCAGTCCGGCTCAGGCCGCGCCATGGGCTTCGGCAAGTCGAAGGCCAAGCTGCTCACCGAGGCGCATGGCCGCGTCACTTTCCAGGACGTCGCCGGCGTCGACGAGGCCAAGGAAGACCTCGAAGAGATCGTCGAGTTCCTGCGCGACCCGCAGAAGTTCCAGCGCCTCGGCGGCAAGATTCCGCGCGGCGTGCTTCTGGTCGGCCCTCCCGGCACCGGCAAGACGCTGCTTGCCCGCTCAGTCGCAGGCGAGGCCAACGTGCCGTTCTTCACCATCTCCGGCTCGGACTTCGTCGAGATGTTCGTCGGCGTCGGCGCATCCCGCGTGCGCGACATGTTCGACCAGGCCAAGAAGAACGCGCCCTGCATCATCTTCATCGATGAAATCGACGCGGTCGGCCGCCATCGCGGCGCCGGCCTCGGCGGCGGCAATGACGAACGTGAGCAGACGCTGAACCAGTTGTTGGTCGAGATGGACGGCTTCGAGTCCAACGAGAGCATCATCCTGATCGCCGCCACCAACAGGCCCGACGTGCTCGACCCGGCGCTGCTCAGGCCCGGCCGTTTCGACCGCCAGGTGGTGGTGCCGAACCCCGACATCGTCGGCCGCGAGAAGATCCTCAAGGTGCATGTGCGCAACGTTCCGCTGGCGCCTAATGTCGACCTCAAGGTCATCGCGCGCGGCACGCCGGGCTTCTCCGGCGCCGACCTGATGAACCTCGTCAACGAATCCGCGCTGATGGCGGCGCGGCGCAACAAGCGCCTCGTCACCATGGCCGAGTTCGAGGACGCCAAGGACAAGATCATGATGGGCGCGGAACGTCGTTCGTCGGCGATGACGCAGGCCGAGAAGGAGCTCACCGCCTATCACGAGGCCGGCCACGCCATCCTCGCGCTCAACGTGCCGACCGCCGACCCGCTGCACAAGGCGACCATTATCCCGCGCGGTCGCGCGCTCGGCATGGTCATGCAGCTGCCGGAAGGCGACCGCTATTCGATGAGCTACAAGTACATGGTCTCGCGCCTCGCCATCATGATGGGCGGCCGCGTCGCCGAGGAGTTCAAGTTCGGCAAGGAGAACATCACCTCCGGCGCCTCCTCAGACATCGAGCAGGCGACCAAGCTGGCGCGCGCCATGGTCACGCGCTGGGGCTTCTCCGACAAGCTCGGCCACGTCGCCTACGGCGACAACCAGGAAGAGGTCTTCCTCGGCCATTCGGTGGCGCGCACGCAGAACATCTCGGAAGAGACGGCGCAGATCATCGACGCCGAGGTGCGCCGGCTGATCGACGACGCCTATTCGACGGCGAAGGCCATCCTGACCAAGAAGAAGAAGGAATGGATCGCGCTGGCGCAGGGGCTGCTCGAATACGAGACGCTGACCGGCGAGGAGATCAAGCAGCTGATCGCCGGCCACAAGCCCGCCCGCGACCTTGGCGACGACACCCCGCCCAGCCGTGGCTCGGCGGTGCCGAAGGCCGGCACCGGCGGCCGCCGCAAGAAGGGGCCGGAGCCGGAAGGCGGCATGGAACCCCAGCCGCAGGGGTAA
- the glmM gene encoding phosphoglucosamine mutase, translating into MAGQYFGTDGIRGRANKFPMTAEVAMKVGMAAGLSFQRGSHRHRVVLGKDTRLSGYMIENAMVSGLCAAGMDVFLLGPIPTPAVAMLVRSLRADIGVMISASHNPYYDNGIKLFGPDGYKLSDEIEERIEGMLDKDIELALADSDGLGRAKRVDGVHDRYIEFAKRTLPRSMSLSGLRIVVDCANGAAYKVAPEALWELGAEVVAINVEPNGFNINKECGSTHPAGLQKKVHEVRADIGIALDGDADRVVIVDENGSIVDGDQIMALIAESWHQSGRLAGGGVVSTVMSNLGLERFLGDMKLQLHRTKVGDRYVVEHMRAHGLNVGGEQSGHIVLSDFSTTGDGLVSALQVLACIKRQNRPVSELSKKFEPVPQLLKNVRIEGGKPLEEAPVKAAIEDARNRLGKAGRLVIRPSGTEPLIRVMAEGDDPQLVEAVVNDLVGVISETRSAA; encoded by the coding sequence ATGGCAGGGCAGTATTTCGGCACCGACGGCATTCGCGGGCGCGCCAACAAGTTTCCGATGACGGCCGAGGTCGCCATGAAGGTCGGCATGGCCGCCGGCCTGTCGTTCCAGCGCGGCAGCCACCGCCACCGCGTCGTGCTCGGCAAGGACACGCGGCTTTCCGGCTACATGATCGAGAACGCAATGGTTTCGGGCCTGTGCGCCGCCGGCATGGATGTCTTCCTGCTCGGCCCCATTCCGACGCCGGCGGTCGCCATGCTGGTGCGCTCGCTGCGCGCCGACATCGGCGTGATGATCTCGGCCTCGCACAACCCTTATTACGACAACGGCATCAAGCTGTTCGGCCCCGACGGCTACAAGCTCTCCGACGAGATCGAGGAGCGCATCGAGGGCATGCTGGACAAGGATATCGAGCTGGCGCTTGCCGATTCCGACGGGCTCGGCCGCGCCAAGCGCGTCGATGGCGTGCATGACCGCTACATCGAATTCGCCAAGCGCACGCTGCCGCGCTCGATGTCGCTGTCGGGCCTCAGGATCGTCGTCGATTGCGCCAACGGCGCCGCCTACAAGGTGGCGCCCGAGGCGTTGTGGGAACTCGGCGCCGAGGTGGTGGCCATCAATGTCGAGCCCAACGGCTTCAACATCAACAAGGAGTGCGGCTCGACCCATCCGGCCGGCCTGCAGAAGAAGGTGCATGAAGTGCGCGCCGATATCGGCATCGCGCTCGACGGCGACGCCGACCGGGTGGTGATCGTCGACGAGAATGGCTCCATCGTCGATGGCGACCAGATCATGGCGCTGATCGCCGAGTCCTGGCACCAGAGCGGGCGTCTGGCCGGCGGCGGCGTCGTCTCGACGGTGATGTCCAACCTCGGCCTCGAACGTTTCCTCGGCGATATGAAGCTGCAGCTGCACCGCACCAAGGTCGGCGACCGCTATGTCGTCGAGCACATGCGCGCGCATGGATTGAATGTCGGCGGCGAGCAGTCGGGCCATATCGTGCTCTCCGATTTCTCGACCACGGGCGACGGGCTTGTGTCGGCGCTGCAGGTGCTGGCCTGCATCAAGCGGCAGAACCGGCCGGTCAGCGAGCTGTCGAAGAAGTTCGAGCCGGTGCCGCAGCTGTTGAAGAATGTCCGCATCGAGGGCGGCAAGCCGCTCGAGGAGGCGCCGGTCAAGGCCGCCATCGAGGATGCGCGCAACCGGCTCGGCAAGGCCGGGCGGCTGGTCATCCGGCCCTCCGGCACCGAGCCGCTGATCCGCGTCATGGCCGAGGGCGACGACCCGCAGTTGGTCGAGGCGGTCGTCAACGATCTCGTCGGCGTCATTTCGGAAACCCGCAGCGCCGCCTGA
- a CDS encoding outer membrane protein, with protein MLNTARMALLAALFAGVAGPALAADLVEPPVVEAAPPVAYEQPVDVGGWYIRGDIDYHKSSLRGIDYITYGPPPGTNDFDFGHLKGGFSLGGGVGYKINSYFRTDLTADYWFKSNFNGQTSDLVSVSTEVSKMSAFLLLANAYVDIGTYHGITPYVGAGIGGARIKWDTVRDPNTTETNPGSSNWRFAYALMAGASYCLTDKIIFDAGYRFSHIQGGRMFEFDTTSSGPGFDHGMNTHEVRGGLRYQFGGNNGCAAPVVAYQPEPEPIYTK; from the coding sequence ATGTTGAATACAGCAAGAATGGCTTTGCTTGCCGCGCTGTTTGCGGGGGTGGCCGGACCGGCGCTTGCCGCCGATCTCGTGGAACCGCCAGTGGTCGAAGCGGCACCGCCGGTTGCCTACGAGCAGCCGGTCGACGTCGGCGGCTGGTACATCCGCGGCGACATCGACTATCATAAGTCGAGTTTGCGCGGTATCGACTACATTACATACGGACCGCCGCCCGGCACAAACGATTTCGATTTCGGTCATCTGAAGGGCGGTTTCTCGCTCGGCGGCGGCGTCGGCTACAAGATCAATAGCTACTTCCGTACGGATCTGACTGCCGACTACTGGTTCAAGTCAAACTTCAACGGCCAGACCTCGGACCTCGTCTCGGTATCGACCGAAGTGTCGAAAATGAGCGCCTTTCTGCTGCTCGCCAATGCCTATGTCGATATCGGCACCTACCACGGCATTACGCCGTACGTCGGCGCCGGCATTGGCGGCGCGCGTATCAAGTGGGACACGGTCCGCGATCCGAACACCACCGAGACCAACCCCGGGTCGTCCAACTGGCGTTTCGCCTACGCACTCATGGCCGGCGCTTCCTATTGCTTGACCGACAAGATCATCTTCGACGCAGGCTACCGCTTCAGCCACATCCAGGGCGGCCGCATGTTCGAGTTTGATACCACCAGCTCCGGCCCAGGCTTCGACCACGGCATGAATACGCACGAGGTGCGCGGCGGCCTGCGGTATCAGTTCGGCGGCAACAATGGCTGCGCCGCGCCGGTGGTGGCCTATCAGCCCGAACCGGAGCCGATCTACACCAAGTAA
- a CDS encoding outer membrane protein, whose protein sequence is MVFKSRIALALAAIVLMPVTQALPADYDPPIYVDQAPDYVPVEVGSGWYLRGDIGYAFSHPFEHQISASGSTSFTNDSSLFTGSIGMGYHLNDFLRVELNGGILPTNKFGDHAVVPDGCAGHTNTLTIGPGGVIIIGTAPATEDCVATNRATNKGYSVMANGYVDLGTYVGITPYVGGGIGVAYNKYFKTQGERDCVEIAPDSQGAGGFTCDDPAGYQGSEDSEAKFNLAYSIGAGLSYQVSKNVSLDFGYEYFSVPSAKYVAFDSGAFNIHKGIDYQTVKLGLRYDLW, encoded by the coding sequence ATGGTATTCAAATCGCGTATTGCGCTGGCGCTGGCCGCCATCGTGCTGATGCCGGTGACGCAGGCGCTGCCGGCCGACTACGATCCGCCGATCTATGTCGACCAGGCGCCGGATTACGTGCCGGTCGAGGTTGGCTCGGGATGGTATCTGCGCGGCGATATCGGCTACGCGTTCAGCCATCCGTTCGAGCATCAGATATCGGCGAGCGGGTCGACCAGCTTCACCAACGACAGCAGCCTGTTCACGGGCAGCATCGGCATGGGCTACCACCTCAACGACTTCCTCAGGGTGGAACTCAATGGCGGCATCCTGCCGACCAACAAGTTCGGCGACCACGCCGTGGTGCCGGACGGCTGCGCCGGCCACACCAATACGCTGACGATCGGGCCCGGCGGCGTCATCATCATCGGCACGGCCCCGGCAACGGAAGACTGCGTGGCCACGAACCGCGCCACCAACAAGGGCTACAGCGTCATGGCCAATGGCTATGTCGACCTCGGCACCTATGTGGGCATCACGCCCTATGTCGGCGGCGGCATCGGCGTCGCCTACAACAAGTATTTCAAGACCCAGGGCGAGCGCGATTGCGTCGAGATCGCGCCGGATTCGCAGGGTGCCGGCGGCTTCACCTGCGATGATCCGGCGGGTTACCAGGGATCAGAGGATTCCGAAGCAAAATTCAATCTTGCCTATTCGATCGGCGCCGGGCTTTCCTACCAGGTGAGCAAGAACGTCTCGCTCGATTTCGGGTACGAGTATTTCTCGGTGCCGAGCGCCAAATACGTGGCCTTTGACAGCGGCGCCTTCAACATCCACAAAGGCATCGACTACCAGACGGTCAAGCTCGGGCTGCGCTACGATCTCTGGTAG
- a CDS encoding phosphoserine transaminase, which yields MTTLTKPGLRPANPNFSSGPCAKRPGWSVEALTKAALGRSHRAKIGKSKLEQAIELTREILKVPADYRIGIVPASDTGAVEMALWSLLGERGVDMVAWESFGSGWVTDVVKQLKLADVRKFEAGYGALPDLAKIDFDRDVVFTWNGTTSGVRVPNGDFIPADRKGLTICDATSAAFAQRLDFEKLDVVTFSWQKVLGGEGAHGMLILSPRAVERLETYKPSWPLPKIFRLTSGGKLIEGIFKGETINTPSMLCVEDYLDALHWAKSIGGLDALIARADANAAVLDRFVAQSSWLGHLAADPATRSNTSACFSFTDPQVAALDADGQAAFAKGLVAALDKEGVAYDIGAYRDAPPGLRIWCGATVETSDLEALLPWLDWAFAAQKASLKAAA from the coding sequence ATGACGACGCTTACGAAGCCCGGACTCCGTCCGGCAAACCCCAATTTCTCCTCAGGTCCCTGCGCAAAACGCCCCGGCTGGTCGGTCGAGGCGCTAACCAAGGCCGCGCTCGGACGCTCGCATCGCGCCAAGATCGGCAAGAGCAAGCTCGAGCAGGCGATCGAGCTGACACGCGAAATCCTCAAGGTTCCCGCCGACTATCGCATCGGCATCGTGCCGGCGTCCGACACCGGCGCGGTCGAGATGGCGCTGTGGTCGCTGCTCGGCGAGCGCGGCGTCGACATGGTCGCCTGGGAGAGCTTCGGCTCCGGCTGGGTGACCGACGTGGTCAAGCAGCTCAAGCTCGCCGACGTGCGTAAATTCGAAGCCGGCTATGGCGCGCTGCCGGACCTGGCCAAGATCGATTTCGACCGCGACGTGGTCTTCACCTGGAACGGCACCACCTCCGGCGTGCGGGTGCCGAACGGCGATTTCATTCCGGCCGATCGCAAGGGGCTGACCATCTGCGACGCGACCTCGGCCGCCTTCGCGCAAAGGCTCGACTTCGAAAAACTCGATGTCGTCACGTTCTCCTGGCAGAAGGTGCTGGGCGGCGAGGGTGCGCATGGCATGCTGATCCTGTCGCCGCGCGCCGTCGAGCGGCTTGAAACCTACAAGCCTTCATGGCCGCTGCCGAAGATCTTCCGCCTCACCTCGGGCGGCAAGCTGATCGAAGGCATCTTCAAGGGCGAGACCATCAACACGCCGTCGATGCTGTGCGTCGAGGACTATCTCGATGCGCTTCACTGGGCGAAGTCGATCGGCGGTCTCGACGCCCTGATCGCCCGCGCCGACGCCAATGCCGCGGTGCTCGACCGTTTCGTTGCTCAATCGTCATGGCTCGGCCATCTCGCTGCCGATCCAGCAACGCGCTCGAACACATCAGCCTGTTTCTCCTTCACGGACCCGCAAGTCGCGGCGCTCGACGCCGACGGGCAGGCGGCTTTCGCCAAGGGGCTGGTCGCGGCACTCGACAAGGAAGGTGTGGCCTATGACATCGGCGCCTATCGCGACGCACCGCCCGGCCTGCGCATCTGGTGCGGCGCGACGGTCGAGACTTCCGATCTCGAGGCGCTGCTACCCTGGCTCGACTGGGCGTTTGCCGCGCAAAAGGCGTCGCTGAAGGCGGCTGCCTGA